One Sanguibacter keddieii DSM 10542 genomic window carries:
- the fmt gene encoding methionyl-tRNA formyltransferase produces the protein MRLLFAGTPAVAVPALEALIGSRHEVVAVLTRADARAGRGRQLVPSPVRQRAEEAGIEVITDRPRSEGFVERLEALQVDCAPVVAYGEILPRDVLAVPRNGWVNLHFSVLPAWRGAAPVQRAVIAGDEVTGASTFIIEEGLDTGPVLGTATETIRRRDTSGDLLDRLSRSGAGLLVATLDAIEDGAIIPVPQPADGVSHAAKLTVEDARVLWTHPAHAVDRLVRGCTPAPGAWTTLPDGSRLGLGPVTPLDEPLEVSLEPGEVQVTKSAVRVGTATVPVELGEVRPAGKKPMKAADWARGARLDDGLRLGQEVSA, from the coding sequence ATGCGTCTGCTCTTCGCCGGGACCCCGGCCGTAGCTGTCCCTGCCCTGGAAGCCCTCATCGGGTCGCGGCACGAGGTCGTCGCCGTGCTGACCCGTGCGGACGCCCGCGCCGGGCGCGGCCGGCAGCTCGTGCCCAGCCCCGTGCGCCAGCGCGCCGAGGAGGCCGGCATCGAGGTCATCACCGACCGACCCCGCTCCGAGGGCTTCGTCGAGCGCCTCGAGGCGCTGCAGGTCGACTGCGCACCCGTCGTGGCCTACGGCGAGATCCTGCCGCGCGACGTGCTGGCGGTGCCTCGCAACGGCTGGGTGAACCTGCACTTCTCGGTGCTCCCTGCCTGGCGCGGCGCCGCTCCGGTGCAGCGCGCCGTCATCGCCGGCGACGAGGTCACGGGTGCCTCCACCTTCATCATCGAGGAGGGCCTGGACACCGGGCCGGTCCTCGGGACCGCCACCGAGACCATCCGCCGCCGCGACACCTCGGGCGACCTGCTCGACAGGCTCTCCCGCTCCGGGGCCGGCCTGCTCGTGGCCACGCTCGACGCGATCGAGGACGGCGCGATCATCCCCGTCCCGCAGCCCGCGGACGGCGTGAGCCACGCCGCGAAGCTCACCGTCGAGGACGCCCGCGTCCTCTGGACCCACCCGGCGCACGCCGTCGACCGCCTCGTCCGCGGCTGCACGCCCGCGCCCGGGGCGTGGACCACGCTGCCCGACGGGTCGCGCCTGGGGCTGGGCCCCGTGACGCCGCTCGACGAGCCCCTCGAGGTCTCGCTCGAGCCCGGTGAGGTGCAGGTGACCAAGTCTGCGGTCCGGGTCGGGACGGCGACCGTCCCCGTCGAGCTCGGCGAGGTGCGCCCGGCGGGCAAGAAGCCCATGAAGGCCGCCGACTGGGCGCGAGGTGCCCGTCTCGACGACGGTCTGCGCCTCGGCCAGGAGGTGTCCGCGTGA
- a CDS encoding RsmB/NOP family class I SAM-dependent RNA methyltransferase, protein MSADDRTPQRGSDDRRDAKGRERGGARARGEGHRGSLAPSERRKGTDSARLVAFDVLREVADSDAYANLVLPPMLRSRGISGRDAAFATELAYGTLRLRGRYDAIIGECVDRPLDKIDAPVLDVLRLGAHQLLGMRVPSHAAVSETVGLARDRVGAGSAQFVNAVLRKISRTELEEWLETVEAAQPDEIAKMSVVDSHPQWITRALRDSLVGSGRPVDELASLLEADNASPRVTLVARPGLVTQDELGEQVESRPGRLAPTAVVLDGSDPGAVPAVRSGLAGVQDEGSQLVTLAFTQAPVEGADARWLDMCAGPGGKAALLAAVAGTRGARVVANEVQPHRADLVDRALVAVPADSVERVQVWDGRDIGEQEPGAYDRVLVDAPCTGLGALRRRPESRWRRTPADVKVLATLQRELLTSALHAVREGGVVGYVTCSPHLAETRAVVSDVLAALPEGFVEMLDARALVTEIAGTDVPLAERLDVQLWPHLHGTDAMHLTLLRRTGA, encoded by the coding sequence GTGAGCGCCGACGACCGTACCCCGCAGCGCGGCTCCGACGACCGTCGCGACGCCAAGGGCCGTGAGCGCGGCGGTGCTCGCGCCCGCGGCGAGGGGCACCGTGGCTCTCTCGCGCCGAGCGAGCGCCGCAAGGGCACCGACTCTGCCCGCCTCGTGGCCTTCGACGTGCTGCGCGAGGTCGCCGACTCCGACGCCTACGCCAACCTGGTGCTCCCCCCGATGCTGCGCTCGCGCGGGATCTCGGGCCGTGACGCCGCCTTCGCGACCGAGCTCGCCTACGGCACGCTGCGCCTGCGCGGTCGGTACGACGCGATCATCGGCGAGTGCGTGGACCGTCCGCTCGACAAGATCGACGCACCGGTGCTCGACGTGCTGCGCCTCGGCGCGCACCAGCTGCTCGGCATGCGGGTGCCCTCGCACGCGGCCGTCTCGGAGACCGTGGGCCTGGCCCGCGACCGGGTCGGCGCGGGCAGCGCGCAGTTCGTCAACGCGGTGCTGCGCAAGATCTCGCGCACCGAGCTCGAGGAGTGGCTCGAGACCGTCGAGGCAGCCCAGCCCGACGAGATCGCCAAGATGTCGGTGGTCGACAGCCACCCGCAGTGGATCACCCGTGCGCTGCGCGACTCGCTCGTCGGCTCCGGGCGCCCGGTCGACGAGCTCGCGTCGCTGCTCGAGGCGGACAACGCCTCGCCGCGCGTCACGCTCGTCGCCCGCCCGGGTCTCGTCACGCAGGACGAGCTGGGGGAGCAGGTCGAGTCACGCCCCGGGCGCCTCGCGCCGACCGCCGTGGTGCTCGACGGCTCCGACCCCGGTGCCGTCCCGGCCGTGCGGTCCGGGCTGGCCGGTGTGCAGGACGAGGGCAGCCAGCTGGTGACGCTCGCCTTCACGCAGGCGCCGGTCGAGGGGGCCGACGCCCGGTGGCTCGACATGTGCGCCGGACCGGGCGGCAAGGCCGCGCTGCTGGCCGCCGTCGCGGGGACGCGGGGCGCCCGGGTCGTCGCCAACGAGGTGCAGCCGCACCGTGCCGACCTGGTCGACCGTGCGCTGGTCGCCGTCCCGGCCGACTCCGTCGAGCGGGTGCAGGTGTGGGACGGTCGCGACATCGGCGAGCAGGAGCCCGGTGCCTACGACCGCGTGCTCGTCGACGCACCGTGCACGGGCCTGGGTGCGTTGCGCCGTCGTCCCGAGTCGCGGTGGCGCCGCACACCCGCGGACGTCAAGGTCCTCGCGACGCTCCAGCGGGAGCTGCTCACGTCGGCGCTGCACGCGGTCCGGGAGGGGGGAGTGGTCGGGTACGTGACGTGCTCGCCCCACCTCGCCGAGACGCGGGCGGTCGTCTCCGACGTCCTCGCCGCGCTGCCGGAGGGCTTCGTCGAGATGCTCGACGCACGCGCCCTCGTCACCGAGATCGCCGGGACGGACGTACCGCTCGCCGAGCGCCTCGACGTCCAGCTGTGGCCGCACCTACACGGCACGGACGCGATGCACCTCACCCTGCTGCGCCGCACGGGGGCCTAG
- the rpe gene encoding ribulose-phosphate 3-epimerase, with protein sequence MTALVSPSILSADFTNLERDLQAISTADYAHVDVMDNHFVPNLTLGLPIVERIVQVSPVPIDVHLMIEDPDRWAPGFAEAGAQSVTFHAEAAAAPVRLARELRRLGARAGLALKPATPVEPYLDLLSEIDMILVMTVEPGFGGQSFIEGTLPKIQRARRAIGEADLDVWLQVDGGISRATIDRAAEAGANVFVAGSAVYGADDIPAEIDTLRRMASAHQH encoded by the coding sequence ATGACCGCACTCGTCTCTCCCAGCATCCTGTCGGCGGACTTCACGAACCTCGAGCGTGACCTCCAGGCGATCTCGACGGCGGACTACGCGCACGTCGACGTCATGGACAACCACTTCGTGCCGAACCTCACGCTCGGCCTGCCGATCGTCGAGCGCATCGTCCAGGTGTCGCCGGTCCCGATCGACGTGCACCTGATGATCGAGGACCCGGACCGGTGGGCGCCCGGCTTCGCCGAGGCGGGCGCGCAGTCGGTGACCTTCCACGCGGAGGCCGCCGCGGCACCGGTGCGCCTGGCCCGCGAGCTCCGTCGCCTCGGTGCGCGCGCCGGCCTGGCGCTCAAGCCGGCGACGCCCGTCGAGCCCTACCTGGACCTGCTGTCCGAGATCGACATGATCCTCGTGATGACGGTCGAGCCCGGCTTCGGCGGCCAGTCCTTCATCGAGGGCACCCTGCCCAAGATCCAGCGTGCGCGCCGGGCGATCGGCGAGGCCGACCTCGACGTGTGGCTCCAGGTGGACGGCGGGATCTCGCGCGCGACCATCGACCGCGCCGCCGAGGCCGGTGCCAACGTGTTCGTCGCCGGCTCGGCCGTCTACGGCGCCGACGACATCCCCGCCGAGATCGACACCCTGCGCCGGATGGCCTCGGCCCACCAGCACTGA
- a CDS encoding GNAT family N-acetyltransferase: MPDDSTHSTTDHEPHRAAVWTADVPGAVGTRIVRVPVPALGALAEGDLAAGQRLLGDDPRLTPFVVGPRSRSVWDRRSRQVAQHPADAAWVTRLLVAPSGEVVGRAGFHGAPQDGTVEVGYEVAPEAQRRGHARAALRILLDVARREQGVRTVRATIRPDNVASRSLAEAHGLVVTGEQWDEEDGLETIFEIAV, encoded by the coding sequence ATGCCTGACGACTCCACGCACAGCACCACCGACCACGAGCCGCACCGCGCCGCCGTCTGGACGGCTGACGTCCCCGGTGCCGTCGGCACCCGCATCGTCAGAGTCCCTGTGCCGGCCCTCGGTGCGCTCGCGGAGGGGGACCTCGCTGCTGGGCAACGCCTGCTCGGGGACGACCCACGGTTGACGCCGTTCGTCGTCGGCCCGCGCAGCAGGTCGGTCTGGGACCGCCGCAGCCGTCAGGTCGCGCAGCACCCAGCCGACGCGGCCTGGGTCACCCGCCTGCTCGTCGCCCCGTCCGGCGAGGTCGTTGGGAGAGCAGGGTTCCACGGCGCCCCGCAGGACGGCACCGTGGAGGTGGGATACGAGGTCGCCCCCGAGGCGCAGCGCCGCGGCCACGCCCGCGCTGCGCTACGGATCCTGCTCGACGTCGCCCGCCGAGAGCAGGGCGTGCGCACCGTGCGGGCGACGATCCGGCCCGACAACGTCGCCTCGCGGTCGCTGGCCGAGGCGCACGGCCTCGTCGTCACCGGCGAGCAGTGGGACGAGGAGGACGGGCTCGAGACGATCTTCGAGATCGCGGTCTAG
- the ribD gene encoding bifunctional diaminohydroxyphosphoribosylaminopyrimidine deaminase/5-amino-6-(5-phosphoribosylamino)uracil reductase RibD, producing the protein MPRSASAPTTGRDRHSVDAPLTLDEAMAHALDLARRGPAHGPNPQVGCVILAADTADATRTAGTPGATSAGGAEASRPRRVLAVGWHRGAGTPHAEADALARASASGVDVRGATAVVTLEPCNHTGRTGPCAQALLDAGVAEVVVSVGDPNPVASGGMGHLRSHGVAVRTGLLADEGEELLRVWLTSVRAGRPFVTLKTATSLDGCVAAADGSSRWITGPQSRAHAHTVRATVDAILVGTGTLLADDPTLTARPPVPEGEVGDGVPEPAVHQPLRVVVGERAVADDARVRGGDGRFVHLATHDVHEVLARLAALEVRHVLVEGGPTVATAFVTAGVVDEIHSYVAPVLVGDGRRAVGALGGQSIDDAVRWSTSTVERLGEDVLLVARAVRPPP; encoded by the coding sequence GTGCCCCGGAGCGCGTCCGCACCGACGACAGGCAGGGACAGGCACTCCGTGGACGCACCACTCACGCTCGACGAGGCGATGGCGCACGCCCTCGACCTCGCGCGCCGCGGCCCGGCGCACGGCCCGAACCCGCAGGTCGGCTGCGTGATCCTCGCCGCGGACACTGCTGACGCGACCCGGACAGCAGGGACCCCAGGTGCCACCAGCGCCGGAGGCGCAGAGGCCTCGCGCCCCCGCAGGGTCCTGGCCGTCGGCTGGCACCGCGGTGCTGGCACGCCCCACGCCGAGGCCGACGCGCTCGCGCGGGCCTCGGCGTCCGGCGTGGACGTCCGTGGGGCGACCGCCGTCGTCACCCTCGAGCCCTGCAACCACACGGGCCGGACCGGCCCCTGCGCGCAGGCGCTCCTCGACGCGGGCGTCGCCGAGGTCGTGGTGAGCGTGGGCGACCCGAACCCGGTGGCCTCGGGCGGGATGGGGCACCTGCGCTCGCACGGTGTCGCGGTCCGCACCGGCCTGCTGGCCGACGAGGGCGAGGAGCTGCTGCGCGTCTGGCTCACCTCGGTCCGCGCCGGGCGCCCCTTCGTGACCCTCAAGACGGCGACCAGCCTCGACGGGTGCGTCGCCGCGGCCGACGGGTCGAGCCGGTGGATCACCGGCCCGCAGTCCCGCGCTCACGCCCATACGGTCCGCGCCACCGTCGACGCGATCCTCGTCGGCACGGGCACGCTTCTCGCCGACGACCCCACGCTCACCGCCCGGCCTCCGGTTCCCGAGGGAGAGGTCGGGGACGGCGTCCCGGAGCCAGCGGTCCACCAGCCCCTCCGCGTGGTCGTCGGCGAGCGCGCGGTCGCCGACGACGCGCGCGTCCGGGGCGGCGACGGCAGGTTCGTCCACCTCGCCACGCACGACGTCCACGAGGTCCTCGCGCGGCTGGCGGCCCTCGAGGTCCGGCACGTGCTCGTCGAGGGCGGCCCGACCGTCGCCACGGCATTCGTCACGGCCGGTGTGGTCGACGAGATCCACTCGTACGTCGCCCCGGTGCTCGTCGGCGACGGTCGCCGTGCCGTCGGGGCGCTCGGCGGGCAGAGCATCGACGACGCGGTCCGCTGGTCGACGAGCACCGTCGAGCGCCTCGGCGAGGACGTCCTGCTCGTCGCCCGCGCGGTCCGACCGCCGCCCTGA
- a CDS encoding riboflavin synthase, with protein MFTGIVEELGTVTALELPDASRSDAVLTVSGPLVVSDAALGDSIAVDGVCLTVTSLPGGGFTADVMPESLSRTALASLAVGRRVNLERAMRADARLGGHIVQGHVDGVGTLVSRTPGERWDDLVFETSPEVARYVAEKGSITVSGVSLTVTGVTATTFGVSLIPTTLEATTLGGLEVGDPVNLEVDVIAKYVERLLGARA; from the coding sequence ATGTTCACAGGAATCGTCGAGGAGCTCGGGACCGTCACGGCCCTGGAGCTCCCGGACGCGTCGCGCAGCGACGCCGTCCTCACCGTCTCGGGCCCGCTCGTCGTCTCTGACGCCGCGCTCGGTGACTCGATCGCGGTCGACGGCGTGTGTCTGACGGTCACGTCGCTCCCAGGAGGTGGCTTCACGGCCGACGTCATGCCCGAGTCGCTCAGCCGCACGGCCCTGGCGTCCCTCGCGGTGGGCCGTCGGGTGAACCTCGAGCGCGCGATGCGTGCTGACGCCCGCCTGGGCGGCCACATCGTCCAGGGGCACGTCGACGGCGTCGGCACGCTCGTGAGCCGGACGCCGGGGGAGCGGTGGGACGACCTCGTCTTCGAGACCTCGCCCGAGGTCGCCCGGTACGTCGCCGAGAAGGGCTCGATCACCGTGAGCGGTGTGTCGCTCACGGTCACGGGCGTCACGGCGACGACCTTCGGCGTCTCCCTCATCCCGACCACGCTCGAGGCCACGACGCTCGGCGGGCTCGAGGTCGGAGACCCCGTGAACCTCGAGGTCGACGTCATCGCCAAGTACGTCGAGCGCCTGCTCGGGGCCCGCGCATGA
- a CDS encoding bifunctional 3,4-dihydroxy-2-butanone-4-phosphate synthase/GTP cyclohydrolase II, translating into MSPQASPRLATVEEALDELRAGRPVLVSDSPDRENEADVVFAASTVSTEWVAWTIRHSSGYLCAPMPASRADALELPLMVPQSQDPRRTAYTVTVDASTGVTTGISAADRHRTLGVLADPGSGSVDLIRPGHVLPLRAVAGGVLHRAGHTEAAVDLVRLAGLGEVGGIAELVNDDGTMMRMPQFSALAEREGLALLTIEDLIAWRREHDPVVEAEPLPLAGERVHATSVAELPTAHGDFRVHGYRDLRTGAEHVALVPVGVEHPEEVPVVRVHSECLTGDAFGSLRCDCGPQLEASMEIVAREGGAVVYLRGHEGRGIGLLAKIAAYELQDAGRDTVQANLDLGWPADRREYGGAAAILVDLGLQRVRLLTNNPAKSTGLAAHGVEVTETVRIEVGHSQHNERYLRTKKELMGHVLDTVVVSASDLGTQSHGAQPHGTQPPVQAPGPSTTAQQTTPAQQTEDAR; encoded by the coding sequence ATGAGCCCGCAGGCGAGCCCGCGTCTCGCGACCGTCGAGGAGGCGCTCGACGAGCTGCGCGCCGGCCGACCCGTGCTCGTCTCGGACTCCCCGGACCGGGAGAACGAGGCCGACGTGGTGTTCGCCGCGTCGACGGTGAGCACCGAGTGGGTGGCGTGGACCATCAGGCACTCCTCGGGCTACCTCTGCGCCCCGATGCCGGCCTCGCGCGCCGACGCCCTCGAGCTCCCGCTCATGGTCCCGCAGTCCCAGGACCCGCGCCGCACGGCGTACACGGTCACCGTCGACGCCTCGACCGGCGTGACGACCGGCATCTCTGCCGCGGACCGGCACCGGACGCTCGGCGTCCTCGCGGACCCGGGCTCGGGGTCGGTCGACCTCATCCGTCCGGGCCACGTGCTCCCGCTGCGGGCCGTCGCCGGCGGCGTGCTGCACCGGGCGGGCCACACCGAGGCTGCTGTCGACCTCGTGCGCCTGGCGGGCCTCGGTGAGGTGGGCGGGATCGCCGAGCTCGTCAACGACGACGGCACCATGATGCGCATGCCCCAGTTCTCGGCTCTCGCCGAGCGCGAGGGCCTCGCGCTGCTGACCATCGAGGACCTCATCGCGTGGCGTCGAGAGCACGACCCCGTGGTCGAGGCAGAGCCGCTGCCTCTCGCGGGGGAGCGTGTGCACGCGACCTCCGTGGCGGAGCTCCCGACGGCCCACGGCGACTTCCGGGTGCACGGGTACCGCGACCTGCGGACCGGTGCCGAGCACGTCGCGCTGGTGCCGGTGGGCGTCGAGCACCCCGAGGAGGTGCCGGTGGTGCGCGTGCACTCCGAGTGCCTCACCGGGGACGCCTTCGGCTCGCTGCGCTGCGACTGCGGCCCGCAGCTCGAGGCGTCGATGGAGATCGTCGCCCGCGAGGGGGGTGCCGTGGTGTACCTGCGCGGCCACGAGGGCCGTGGCATCGGGCTGCTCGCCAAGATCGCGGCCTACGAGCTCCAGGACGCCGGGCGGGACACCGTCCAGGCGAACCTCGACCTCGGGTGGCCCGCCGACCGCCGCGAGTACGGGGGAGCGGCGGCCATCCTGGTCGACCTCGGCCTGCAGCGGGTCCGGCTGCTCACCAACAACCCCGCGAAGTCCACGGGGCTCGCCGCCCACGGCGTCGAGGTGACCGAGACGGTCCGCATCGAGGTGGGGCACTCCCAGCACAACGAGCGCTACCTGCGGACCAAGAAGGAGCTCATGGGTCACGTCCTCGACACCGTCGTGGTCTCCGCGAGCGACCTCGGCACCCAGTCGCACGGCGCCCAGCCGCACGGCACGCAGCCCCCGGTCCAGGCCCCTGGACCGTCCACGACAGCCCAGCAGACCACCCCAGCACAGCAGACGGAGGACGCACGATGA
- the ribH gene encoding 6,7-dimethyl-8-ribityllumazine synthase, which yields MSGAGAPSITVDGTGLRVVVVAAQWHTQIMDGLLEGARRALVAANVTHVKEIRVPGSFELPVAAARAAEAGYDAVIALGVVVRGGTPHFDYVCQATTLGLTDVTVRTGVPVGFGVLTVDDEQQALDRAGLPGSREDKGAEAVEAAVATVLALRSL from the coding sequence ATGAGCGGCGCAGGAGCCCCCAGCATCACGGTCGACGGGACGGGCCTGCGGGTCGTCGTCGTGGCCGCCCAGTGGCACACCCAGATCATGGACGGGCTGCTCGAGGGCGCCCGTCGCGCCCTCGTCGCGGCGAACGTCACCCACGTCAAGGAGATCCGGGTCCCCGGGTCCTTCGAGCTGCCCGTCGCGGCAGCCCGGGCGGCCGAGGCCGGGTACGACGCGGTGATCGCCCTCGGCGTCGTGGTCCGCGGCGGCACGCCGCACTTCGACTACGTGTGCCAGGCCACGACGCTCGGCCTCACCGACGTCACGGTGCGCACCGGGGTCCCGGTCGGCTTCGGTGTGCTCACGGTCGACGACGAGCAGCAGGCCCTCGACCGGGCCGGTCTGCCGGGGAGCCGCGAGGACAAGGGAGCCGAGGCCGTGGAGGCCGCGGTCGCCACGGTCCTCGCGCTGCGCTCGCTCTGA
- a CDS encoding phosphoribosyl-ATP diphosphatase, with protein sequence MKTFEELFVELTAKSVDRPAGSGTVAQLDAGVHAIGKKIVEEAAEVWMAAEYQSDAETAEEISQLLYHLQVLMVSKGLTLDDVYSYL encoded by the coding sequence GTGAAGACGTTCGAAGAGCTGTTCGTAGAGCTCACCGCCAAGTCAGTTGACCGACCCGCCGGTTCCGGCACCGTGGCTCAGCTGGACGCCGGGGTCCATGCCATCGGCAAGAAGATCGTCGAGGAGGCGGCCGAGGTCTGGATGGCCGCCGAGTACCAGAGCGACGCAGAGACGGCCGAGGAGATCTCCCAGCTGCTCTACCACCTCCAGGTGCTCATGGTCTCCAAGGGCCTGACCCTCGACGACGTGTACTCCTACCTCTGA
- the hisG gene encoding ATP phosphoribosyltransferase, with protein sequence MLRIAVPNKGSLSEPASEMLREAGYRQRRDTRELVLADPDNDVEFFFLRPRDVAVYVGAGTVDAGITGRDLMLDSAADAEEHLPLGFARSTFRFAAPTGEITDIAQIEGRRVATSYSVLVGQYLAEHGITPTAIVHLDGAVESSVRLGVAEVIADVVETGTTLRAAGLEIFGEPILRSEAVLIRRKGVEAPAGLDTLTRRLQGVLTAHEYVLMDYDVPQSLVDAAVAITPGLESPTVSPLHDRDWAAVRAMVRRSETNQVMDALYDVGARAILVTSIHACRL encoded by the coding sequence GTGCTGCGTATTGCCGTCCCCAACAAGGGATCCCTGTCCGAGCCCGCCTCCGAGATGCTCCGCGAGGCCGGCTACCGCCAGCGCCGCGACACCCGCGAGCTGGTCCTCGCCGACCCGGACAACGACGTCGAGTTCTTCTTCCTCCGCCCGCGCGACGTCGCCGTGTACGTCGGTGCCGGGACGGTCGACGCCGGGATCACCGGCCGCGACCTCATGCTCGACTCCGCCGCGGACGCCGAGGAGCACCTGCCGCTCGGCTTCGCCCGCTCCACCTTCCGCTTCGCCGCCCCGACCGGTGAGATCACCGACATCGCCCAGATCGAGGGCCGCCGGGTCGCGACGTCGTACTCGGTCCTGGTGGGCCAGTACCTCGCCGAGCACGGCATCACCCCCACGGCGATCGTCCACCTCGACGGTGCCGTGGAGAGCTCGGTGCGCCTCGGCGTCGCCGAGGTCATCGCCGACGTCGTCGAGACCGGCACCACGTTGCGTGCCGCCGGGCTCGAGATCTTCGGCGAGCCGATCCTGCGGTCCGAGGCCGTGCTGATCCGCCGCAAGGGCGTCGAGGCACCGGCCGGGCTCGACACGCTCACCCGCCGGCTCCAGGGAGTGCTCACCGCGCACGAGTACGTCCTCATGGACTACGACGTGCCGCAGTCCCTGGTCGACGCAGCCGTGGCCATCACGCCCGGGCTCGAGTCGCCGACCGTCTCCCCGCTGCACGACCGCGACTGGGCCGCCGTGCGCGCCATGGTCCGCCGATCCGAGACCAACCAGGTGATGGACGCCCTGTACGACGTGGGCGCCCGCGCGATCCTGGTGACCTCGATCCACGCCTGCAGGCTCTGA
- a CDS encoding PH domain-containing protein, producing the protein MNDDLYAPFSPRFVRYVAWAAIAVVAVGGLVVAWVAPGTDGRGYAWVDVLGTALLLGAGCAFLWRQASVSARVDTRGVTVRNLLRVKTFDWSEVVAVTFGSGDPWVMLELADGTTWPVMAVQRADGGYAAREAARLASLVVLHGEGHERLR; encoded by the coding sequence GTGAACGACGACCTCTACGCGCCGTTCTCGCCGCGCTTCGTCCGCTACGTGGCCTGGGCCGCGATCGCGGTCGTCGCCGTCGGAGGCCTGGTCGTCGCCTGGGTCGCACCGGGGACGGACGGCCGGGGCTACGCCTGGGTCGACGTCCTCGGCACGGCGCTGCTGCTCGGCGCCGGGTGCGCGTTCCTGTGGCGGCAGGCGAGCGTGTCGGCGCGCGTCGACACGCGGGGCGTCACCGTCCGCAACCTGCTGCGCGTCAAGACCTTCGACTGGTCCGAGGTGGTCGCCGTGACCTTCGGCTCCGGCGACCCCTGGGTCATGCTCGAGCTCGCCGACGGCACCACCTGGCCCGTCATGGCCGTCCAGCGCGCCGACGGCGGGTACGCGGCGCGCGAGGCAGCCCGGCTGGCCTCCCTCGTGGTGCTGCACGGCGAGGGCCACGAGCGGCTCCGCTGA